CGCGACATCGCCGAGATCCGCGCCACCGGGTACCCGCTGTTCAGCACCGGCGCCACCATGGTCAGCGGCAAGAACCGGGTGGAGCTCGCCGCCACCGGCCGGGACGTCGTCATCGGGCAGGTCACCGTACGACCCGGCGACATCGTCGTCGCCGACGACAACGGAGCCCTGGTGGTCCCCGCCGAACACGCCGCCGAGGTCGCCGACCGGGCCGAACGCGTCGAGCGGACGGAAAGCGCCATCGCCGAGGCCGTCGACGCCGGCCTGCGGCTCGACGAGGCCCGCCTCCGGTACGGCTACGCCAAGCCCTGGGACGACAGCGGCGCCGGGCAAGCCCATGTCTGACCCGGCGGGGAGCGCGGTGGTGGACCTCCACTACCACGCCGGCCCCGACCTCTACCGGCGCCGCCTCACCTCCCACGGCGCCGGCCGGGCCTACCGGGACGTCGGCGGGTGGGTGGTGCTCAAGAGCCACCTCACCTCCACCGCCGCCCGCGCCTGGGAGGCCCGCCAGGAGGGGCTGCCGGTCTCCGGCACCCTCGTCCTCAACGGGCTGGCCGGCGGCGTCCGGCCCGCAGCGGTGGAACAGGCGGTCTACGCCCACGGCCCGGACAGCCCGGCCCGGCTGGTCGTCCACCTGCCGACCCTGGTCGGCCACACCCACGGCTCACCACTGCGCCGCACCCCGTTCCACCCCCGGCTCGCCACCGGGCGGTGGCGGACCCGCCCGCTCCTGGACAGCAACGGCCGGCTGCGCCGGGACGTGCGCGAGGTGCTCCGGGCGGCCCGCGACCTCCCGGTCGCGGTGGCCACCGGGCACAGCGACCGGGAGGCGGCGCTGCGCATCGTGGACGAGGCGGTCCGGCTCGAACTGCCGCGACTGCTCCTCACCCACGCCACCCACCCCATGTCGGGCTTCACCCCCGAGAACCTGAGCGACCTCGCCCAGGTGCCCGGCCTGTACGTCGAGATCACCGCGCTGACCCTCCTGCTGGGCCACCGCGACGCCGGGCACCTGGGCGAGCTGGTGCACGCG
The sequence above is drawn from the Kitasatospora sp. NBC_00315 genome and encodes:
- a CDS encoding DUF6282 family protein translates to MSDPAGSAVVDLHYHAGPDLYRRRLTSHGAGRAYRDVGGWVVLKSHLTSTAARAWEARQEGLPVSGTLVLNGLAGGVRPAAVEQAVYAHGPDSPARLVVHLPTLVGHTHGSPLRRTPFHPRLATGRWRTRPLLDSNGRLRRDVREVLRAARDLPVAVATGHSDREAALRIVDEAVRLELPRLLLTHATHPMSGFTPENLSDLAQVPGLYVEITALTLLLGHRDAGHLGELVHAHPRVLFSSDLGQPDQPDVKEWLDLSAQWFRAAGLTDQEIRAITRANPVSLLTP